Proteins encoded in a region of the Nicotiana tomentosiformis chromosome 9, ASM39032v3, whole genome shotgun sequence genome:
- the LOC138898744 gene encoding uncharacterized protein: MKKDIAEFVAQCPNCQQVKIEHKKPGGLLQAIEILTWKWEVDDCLFLKISPMKGIMRFGEKGKLSPRYIGPYKIIRKIGQVAYELDLPSDLESVHPVFHVSMLRKCIGDPSRVMLVNDVQVTEQLSYEETPITILDRQVRRLRTKDVASMKVLWRNNNVEELTWEAEEDMKSRYPHLFSLPERDPTETS, from the exons atgaaaaaggatatagcggaatttgttgctcagtgccctaactgtcagcaggtcaagatTGAGCATAAAAAAcctggtggattattgcaggctatagagattctgacttggaagtgggaa GTGGATGATTGTTTATTCCTAAAgatatcaccgatgaaaggcattatgaggttcggagagaaaggaaaacttagccctcggtacattggaccatataagatcatacgcaagataggccaggtagcatatgagttagacttgccttctgacttggaaTCCGTtcacccagtatttcatgtgtctatgctccgtaaatgtatcGGGGATCCTTCTAGAGTTATGTTAGTtaacgatgttcaggtcacagaacAACTATCGTATGAAGAAACTCCCATtactatactagatagacaggttcggagattgagaactaaagacgtagcttcgatGAAAGtgctttggagaaacaataatgtggaagaactgacttgggaagccgaagaagatatgaagtctagatatcctcacttatttTCTCTTCCAGAGAGGGATCCGACTGAGACGTCATAG